The Miscanthus floridulus cultivar M001 chromosome 17, ASM1932011v1, whole genome shotgun sequence genome has a window encoding:
- the LOC136515238 gene encoding uncharacterized protein, whose product MKESSCHDAKIVANCQEVRWLEDKFNGLELNHIPRRLNEVADALAKAMFGREPVPTSVFASGQHKSSVCYEGSERSDDGPFDPTSGADQPMAPSGPKVMELEEDLVIEPDPLDDWRTLYLDYLLYGTLLMDKTEARQLAHRAKSLVLVEG is encoded by the coding sequence atgaaggagtcgagctgccacgatgccaagataGTTGCGAACTGCCAAGAGGttcgatggctggaggacaaattcaacggccttgaactcaatcacatcccgaggcgccTCAACGAGGTAGCCGATGCGCTTGCCAAAGCAATGTTcggtcgagagccggtgccaacgagTGTCTTCGCCAGCGGCCAACACAAATCCTCAGTATGCTATGAAGGGTCAGAGCGGTCCGACGATGGCCCATTTGATCCAACctcgggggctgaccaaccaATGGCTCCGTCCggccccaaggtcatggagcttgaagaggatctcgtgatagagcctgaccctctggacgactggagaacactctacctcgactacctcctctatggCACGCTGCTGAtggacaagacggaagctcgacAGCTTGcacatcgcgccaagtccttaGTTCTTGTAGAAGGctaa
- the LOC136515239 gene encoding disease resistance protein RGA5-like produces MTKAQAGYYVGEAHPLVEWACAVCRAWGVTNMPLTVESVNASTVRSYISFSVADRMPPLSKFELLRVLDMEDDSLPRRCLFLSAVNHFFLLKYVRVHGFLLELPKKFGKLKHLMTLDMPNSWLYGSSEQLVDFNSLSSLRHLRLPEGVVFKNGLSKLCNLHDLSKFDVGTNSIECIRDLGEFTNLRNLNVMFDFSRADGVENNKLGNSNLRHLDFQVQSSERAPSAQFWSNCLTRPRHLQRLRLNGVTMPKLPNWIAHADRLADVDLSVHELRSDDVQVLAQLPCLTFLDLSAKTIPENIIIHPNTFHGLKRFKFWRSQALSSRLTFEPDAMPWLQILAIIHNAMATDTEEGAMQLQEGSPVGGIEHLASLEGIGLVILAKCDQGSKIESAYRDAINSHPKSQAMKIDD; encoded by the exons ATGACGAAAGCGCAAGCGGGTTACTACGTAGGTGAGGCCCACCCCTTGGTAGAGTGGGCCTGTGCCGTGTGCCGGGCCTGGGGTGTTACAAACATGCCCCTGACAGTGGAGAGTGTGAATGCATCAACGGTTCGGTCATATATTTCCTTCAGTGTGGCTGATCGTATGCCTCCACTTTCGAAATTTGAGCTTTTGAGAGTCTTGGACATGGAAGATGATTCTTTGCCTCGTAGGTGCCTTTTTTTGTCTGCTGTAAATCACTTTTTTCTGCTCAAGTATGTGAGGGTCCATGGTTTTCTTCTCGAGCTGCCAAAGAAATTTGGCAAGCTAAAGCATTTGATGACTCTAGATATGCCCAACTCATGGTTGTATGGTTCGAGTGAACAACTAGTGGATTTTAATTCCTTGTCATCTTTGAGGCATCTCCGTTTACCAGAAGGTGTAGTGTTCAAAAATGGGCTTAGCAAGTTGTGCAACCTACATGATCTGTCCAAGTTTGATGTTGGGACTAATTCCATAGAGTGCATCAGAGATCTCGGTGAGTTCACCAATCTTAGGAATCTTAATGTGATGTTCGATTTCTCCAGGGCAGATGGCGTAGAAAATAACAAGCTTGGGAACAGCAACCTCCGGCATCTGGATTTTCAGGTTCAATCAAGTGAAAGGGCCCCCTCAGCACAATTCTGGAGTAACTGCTTGACACGTCCACGGCATCTACAGAGGCTTAGATTGAATGGCGTAACAATGCCCAAGCTACCAAATTGGATTGCGCATGCTGACAGGTTGGCGGATGTTGATTTAAGTGTCCATGAGCTCCGAAGTGACGACGTCCAGGTGCTTGCACAGTTGCCCTGCCTCACCTTCCTCGACTTATCAGCTAAAACAATCCCAGAGAACATCATTATCCACCCAAACACATTCCACGGCCTCAAGCGCTTCaaattctggagaagtcaagcGCTGTCGTCACGTTTGACTTTTGAGCCAGACGCAATGCCATGGCTACAGATACTGGCGATAATACATAATGCCATGGCTACAGATACTGAAGAAGGTGCAATGCAACTGCAAGAGGGCAGTCCAGTTGGTGGCATCGAGCACCTTGCCAGCCTTGAAGGGATCGGCTTGGTTATACTTGCCAAATGCGATCAGGGGTCCAAAATAGAATCTGCATACAGAGACGCCATCAATAGCCACCCGAAAAGTCAAGCCATGAAGATTGAT gactaa